One Methanolinea sp. DNA window includes the following coding sequences:
- a CDS encoding ABC transporter ATP-binding protein: MISARNLSKTYGRTQVLRDISFDLAEGKILGIIGHNGAGKTTLLKILAGLVEPSSGDILVNGESILHNPDGYKEMVGYLPEESRLYETMKVDDYLTFFGEIYGMDRASIRRRSRELLEWLSLNDGGKKMGEFSKGMKRKVAIARSLIHDPSILIYDEATSGLDPMTSRQIVDLLRDLRAKGKTIVLSAHNLYQVEAICDLIMILRRGHRVALGTLSDLRETYGSVSYSLYFTIRDPALLSGVARYTHEGGYFRVDVPDVREMNRIAQEVTSAGGTVERVESHYPSLEEMLAKIGA, from the coding sequence ATGATTTCCGCACGGAATCTCTCGAAAACCTACGGGAGGACACAGGTTCTCCGGGATATCAGCTTCGACCTTGCCGAGGGGAAGATACTCGGGATCATAGGCCACAACGGCGCAGGAAAGACGACTCTCCTCAAGATCCTCGCGGGTCTGGTCGAGCCATCTTCCGGCGACATCCTCGTGAACGGGGAGAGCATCCTGCACAATCCCGACGGGTACAAGGAGATGGTCGGGTACCTCCCGGAAGAGTCGCGCCTCTACGAGACGATGAAGGTGGACGATTACCTCACGTTTTTCGGGGAGATCTACGGGATGGACCGTGCATCGATAAGGAGGCGGAGCAGGGAACTCCTCGAATGGCTCTCGCTCAACGACGGGGGAAAGAAGATGGGCGAGTTTTCGAAGGGTATGAAGAGGAAGGTCGCGATAGCCCGCTCGCTCATCCACGACCCCTCCATCCTCATCTACGACGAGGCGACCTCCGGGCTCGACCCGATGACGTCGCGCCAGATCGTCGATCTCCTCCGGGATTTGAGGGCGAAGGGGAAAACCATCGTCCTCTCGGCGCACAACCTCTACCAGGTCGAGGCGATCTGCGACCTCATCATGATCCTCCGCCGCGGCCACCGCGTCGCCCTCGGGACGCTCTCCGACCTGCGGGAGACATACGGGTCTGTCTCCTACTCGCTGTACTTCACCATCCGCGACCCGGCGCTCCTCTCGGGTGTCGCCCGCTACACCCACGAGGGCGGGTACTTCCGCGTCGATGTCCCCGACGTGAGGGAGATGAATAGGATCGCGCAGGAGGTCACTTCGGCCGGGGGGACGGTCGAGCGGGTGGAATCGCACTACCCGAGCCTCGAGGAGATGCTCGCGAAGATCGGGGCGTGA
- a CDS encoding DHH family phosphoesterase, protein MQRAGEGERGTAARYAVLGCGSTGYHVACELAARGERVIVCDIDASRVRELREQRFDAVQKDISDPNFLSDLPGFEVAFVLSGDNKVNTAAVRTLRQAIPGLHIVARATDPIGAGLLSSAGADLVLYPQQVVAKAAIRQADKIHSAGLARRLYNLLSGLEGTLGIITHNNPDPDAIGSAMALSAIAKSANPQKLKCRIFYDGIIGHQENRTMVNLLDIKMEKFDPRAVQDCTHLALVDSSGPGLNNPLSPRTRVSIIIDHHRDGHGQESATFSDVRPGLGATASILAQYLQELDIPVDRNVATGLLYGIRADTKEFRRNVTPQDLSNAAFLLPLTDAEILDQIMSPSLSQETLDVLGAAIKNRHIRSGYLFSNVGYVHNRDSLPQAADLLISLEGVNTALVYGITDDAIVVSARNRDIRLHIGNVLKEAFGDIGDAGGHPNMAAATIPLFYFRHVKDKEGLLSLVMDPLLSRFMGLVGLEPESGHGI, encoded by the coding sequence ATGCAGAGGGCGGGCGAAGGGGAGAGGGGAACGGCCGCGCGCTACGCGGTCCTCGGCTGCGGGAGCACGGGATACCACGTCGCGTGCGAACTCGCCGCGAGGGGAGAGAGGGTCATCGTCTGCGACATCGACGCCTCGCGGGTGAGGGAACTCCGCGAGCAGCGGTTCGACGCCGTCCAAAAGGACATCTCCGACCCGAATTTCCTCTCTGACCTGCCGGGTTTCGAGGTGGCGTTCGTCCTCTCGGGAGACAACAAGGTGAACACCGCTGCCGTCCGGACCCTCCGGCAGGCAATCCCCGGCCTGCACATCGTCGCCCGCGCGACAGACCCGATCGGCGCGGGACTCCTCTCTTCCGCCGGTGCAGACCTCGTCCTCTACCCCCAGCAGGTCGTCGCGAAGGCCGCCATCCGCCAGGCGGACAAGATCCACTCCGCGGGCCTCGCGCGCAGGCTCTACAACCTCCTCTCGGGTCTCGAGGGGACGCTCGGGATCATCACCCACAATAACCCTGACCCGGATGCCATCGGGAGCGCGATGGCGCTCTCTGCCATCGCGAAGAGCGCGAACCCCCAGAAACTGAAGTGCCGGATCTTCTACGACGGGATCATCGGCCACCAGGAGAACAGGACCATGGTCAACCTGCTCGACATCAAGATGGAAAAGTTCGATCCCCGGGCCGTGCAGGACTGCACGCACCTCGCCCTCGTGGACAGCTCGGGGCCGGGCCTGAACAACCCCCTCTCCCCGCGGACCCGGGTCTCCATCATCATCGACCACCACAGGGACGGGCACGGGCAGGAGAGTGCCACGTTCTCCGACGTGCGGCCGGGCCTCGGCGCGACTGCGAGCATCCTGGCCCAGTACCTCCAGGAACTCGACATCCCGGTCGACAGGAACGTCGCGACGGGGCTCCTGTACGGCATAAGGGCTGACACGAAGGAATTCCGCCGGAATGTCACCCCCCAGGACCTCTCCAACGCCGCGTTCCTCCTCCCCCTGACCGATGCCGAAATCCTCGACCAGATCATGTCCCCTTCCCTCTCCCAGGAGACGCTCGACGTGCTCGGCGCCGCGATCAAGAACCGGCACATCAGGAGCGGCTACCTCTTCTCCAACGTGGGGTATGTACACAACCGCGACTCACTCCCCCAGGCCGCGGACCTGCTCATCTCCCTCGAGGGGGTGAACACTGCCCTCGTGTACGGGATCACGGACGACGCGATTGTCGTTTCTGCGCGCAACAGGGACATCCGTCTCCACATCGGAAACGTCCTCAAGGAGGCCTTCGGGGACATCGGCGACGCGGGGGGGCACCCGAACATGGCAGCCGCGACGATCCCCCTGTTTTACTTCCGCCACGTGAAGGACAAGGAGGGTCTCCTCTCCCTCGTGATGGACCCCCTCCTCTCCCGGTTCATGGGCCTCGTGGGACTCGAGCCGGAGTCTGGCCATGGAATTTGA
- a CDS encoding DUF115 domain-containing protein — MEFEEWEPVYEEILEYFGFDRAEDERAAALLSTLLERDDLDLLHGITRGREVCVCGNGPSLPREIPGVGGCVFAADAAALVLQSHGILPDAIFTDLDGATEEFVEMNRRGTVIVVHAHGDNIPLIRLWVPRFRGPVVGTTQARPLPRVHNFGGFTDGDRAVFAAKALGAARVTLAGFDLDDPRVDRVKKAKLRWAKRLLAMVYP, encoded by the coding sequence ATGGAATTTGAGGAGTGGGAACCGGTATACGAGGAGATACTCGAGTACTTCGGCTTTGACAGGGCGGAGGACGAGAGGGCTGCAGCCCTCCTCTCGACCCTCCTCGAACGCGATGACCTCGACCTCCTCCATGGGATCACGAGGGGGAGGGAGGTGTGCGTGTGCGGCAACGGCCCCTCCCTCCCGAGGGAGATCCCGGGTGTGGGCGGGTGCGTGTTCGCCGCCGACGCGGCAGCCCTCGTCCTGCAGTCCCACGGGATACTCCCGGACGCGATCTTCACGGACCTCGACGGTGCAACCGAGGAATTCGTGGAGATGAACAGGAGGGGAACGGTCATCGTGGTCCATGCCCACGGCGACAACATCCCCCTCATCAGGCTCTGGGTCCCGAGGTTCCGCGGGCCCGTCGTGGGGACGACACAGGCAAGGCCGCTCCCCCGCGTGCACAACTTCGGGGGATTCACGGACGGGGACCGCGCCGTCTTCGCCGCGAAGGCACTCGGCGCTGCGCGCGTCACCCTCGCCGGGTTCGACCTCGACGACCCGCGGGTGGACAGGGTGAAGAAGGCGAAACTCCGCTGGGCAAAGCGCCTGCTCGCGATGGTCTACCCATGA
- a CDS encoding radical SAM protein, producing the protein MREKRAFILDGYVDEPACLGVPPYISPYVRTLAGVLGEHEYTVSYATIDQARRDPGLIRAMQAASLVVVVAGVTVPGKYMGGTPATLAEILQIGAALKDPLAILSGPIVFGYSPGGGKKAEKNTFPGFDVVLRGSPASALDNYLSGREPRGDFDYRREDPWSVRGAWVVAQHPRFPWVMCEVETARGCPRSHSGGCSFCTEPLYGPPVFRPVEGIAREVESLSRTGARHFRLGRQPDILVYGSSPSEEYPSPVPERLEELFTLVRESAPALETLHIDNVNPATIARHPDASRAALEVIVSHHTPGDVAAFGMETADPAVIEQNNLKARPEEVLEAIRIVNEVGGHRENGIPHLLPGLNFVCGLAGETAQTYRENIAFLDRVLRSGLLVRRVNIRQLMPFGGTRAYAQNTLGLHRELFSSFKAHVRERFDLPMLRRVFPVGTVLRKVFIEEEGDSLSFGRQMGSYPILVGFPLRLGVNSVVDAVVVDHGMRSVSALPVPIEVNALPRRALTWIPGVGKQLAARIAAKRPFRDLEALRAVAGALPLEHLVALS; encoded by the coding sequence ATGAGGGAGAAGAGGGCATTCATCCTCGACGGCTACGTGGACGAGCCCGCGTGCCTCGGTGTTCCCCCCTACATCTCGCCCTACGTGAGGACACTCGCGGGGGTCCTCGGGGAACACGAGTACACCGTCTCCTACGCGACGATCGACCAGGCGAGGAGGGATCCCGGGTTGATCCGCGCGATGCAGGCCGCGTCGCTCGTCGTCGTGGTCGCGGGAGTGACCGTCCCGGGGAAGTACATGGGCGGGACCCCGGCAACCCTCGCCGAGATACTCCAGATCGGGGCGGCCCTGAAGGATCCCCTCGCCATCCTCTCGGGACCCATCGTCTTTGGATACTCGCCGGGCGGGGGAAAGAAGGCGGAGAAGAATACTTTCCCCGGGTTCGACGTCGTCCTCCGCGGGTCTCCGGCATCCGCCCTCGACAATTACCTCTCGGGCAGGGAACCGCGGGGGGACTTCGACTACCGTAGGGAAGACCCGTGGAGCGTGCGCGGCGCGTGGGTCGTCGCCCAGCACCCGAGGTTCCCGTGGGTGATGTGCGAGGTCGAGACGGCGCGGGGGTGCCCGAGGTCCCACTCGGGCGGGTGCTCGTTCTGCACGGAACCCCTCTACGGCCCGCCCGTCTTCCGTCCCGTGGAGGGGATTGCACGCGAGGTCGAGAGCCTCTCCCGGACGGGTGCCCGGCACTTCCGGCTCGGGCGGCAGCCCGACATCCTCGTGTACGGGTCATCCCCCTCCGAGGAGTACCCGTCCCCCGTCCCGGAGAGACTGGAGGAGCTCTTCACGCTCGTCCGCGAGTCCGCCCCTGCCCTCGAGACCCTCCACATCGACAACGTGAACCCCGCGACGATCGCGCGCCACCCGGACGCGAGCCGCGCGGCACTCGAGGTGATCGTCTCCCACCACACGCCCGGGGACGTCGCCGCGTTCGGCATGGAGACCGCCGACCCGGCCGTCATCGAGCAGAACAATCTCAAGGCGCGGCCGGAGGAGGTCCTCGAGGCCATCCGGATCGTGAACGAGGTCGGGGGGCACCGCGAAAACGGGATCCCCCACCTCCTCCCCGGCCTGAACTTCGTCTGCGGCCTCGCGGGCGAGACGGCGCAGACCTACAGGGAGAACATCGCGTTCCTCGACCGCGTCCTCCGTTCCGGCCTCCTCGTCCGGAGGGTCAACATCAGGCAGCTGATGCCGTTTGGGGGGACGAGGGCCTACGCGCAGAATACCCTCGGTCTCCACAGGGAACTCTTCTCCTCGTTCAAGGCGCACGTGCGCGAGCGCTTCGACCTCCCCATGCTCAGGCGCGTCTTCCCCGTGGGAACCGTCCTCCGGAAGGTCTTCATCGAGGAGGAGGGGGATTCCCTCTCGTTCGGCAGGCAGATGGGTTCTTACCCCATCCTCGTCGGGTTCCCCCTGCGCCTCGGGGTCAATTCCGTCGTCGACGCGGTCGTCGTCGACCACGGCATGCGGTCCGTCTCGGCCCTCCCCGTCCCCATAGAGGTAAACGCGCTACCCCGGAGGGCGCTCACGTGGATCCCCGGCGTAGGGAAACAGCTGGCCGCCCGGATCGCCGCCAAGAGACCGTTCCGCGACCTCGAGGCGCTGAGGGCGGTCGCGGGCGCCCTCCCCCTCGAGCACCTCGTCGCCCTCTCCTAG